The Vicinamibacterales bacterium genome includes a window with the following:
- a CDS encoding DUF4398 domain-containing protein, with product MRRLAIIAVLLSVLTGCSGPPQKEIDQARSALDAARGAGAERYASAEYAAAASSLDKANAAVAQRDYRQALNYALDSRQRAVEAERQAADGRARAKAQTEALYGEVASMTNRLQTALRSAETAVPAKSLRAGQASLRDARAHLQKASAAISAGNFEEATKLLTDVRGKVEPALTNVQNIPRAKDTRGARRIRKD from the coding sequence GTGCGTCGCCTGGCGATCATCGCCGTTCTGCTCTCCGTCCTCACCGGCTGTTCCGGCCCCCCACAGAAGGAAATCGATCAAGCGCGGAGCGCGCTCGACGCGGCGCGCGGCGCCGGCGCCGAGCGGTACGCCTCGGCCGAGTACGCGGCGGCCGCGTCGTCGCTCGACAAGGCCAACGCCGCCGTCGCGCAGCGCGATTACCGGCAGGCGCTGAACTACGCGCTCGACTCGCGCCAGCGCGCGGTCGAAGCGGAGCGTCAGGCGGCGGACGGCCGCGCGCGCGCCAAGGCGCAGACCGAAGCGCTCTACGGCGAGGTGGCGTCGATGACCAACCGCCTCCAGACCGCGCTGCGCTCGGCAGAAACTGCCGTCCCTGCCAAATCGCTCCGCGCCGGGCAGGCCTCGCTGCGCGATGCGCGGGCACACCTGCAAAAAGCGAGCGCGGCGATAAGTGCAGGGAATTTCGAGGAGGCGACGAAACTGCTCACCGATGTACGCGGAAAGGTCGAACCGGCCCTGACGAACGTGCAGAATATTCCGCGCGCGAAGGACACCCGGGGCGCGCGGCGGATCCGGAAGGACT